The following coding sequences lie in one Carassius carassius chromosome 1, fCarCar2.1, whole genome shotgun sequence genomic window:
- the LOC132140184 gene encoding gastrula zinc finger protein XlCGF7.1-like isoform X2, with product MAFIKEETEDVKIEETLSLKQEDTEEQTDLMPLKEECQEFNKKEEQNIYENFDFTNGEKTSGCSVTEKTSTQNGRRSCIQCGKFFSSHAYLDVHMRIHKGEKPFTCKRCGRSFTAKGSLNRHMRIHTGEKQFTCQECGKSFSNRSHFKDHMSVHTAERPFTCSQCGKGFNQINFLKKHIRYHCGEKPYIRPQCGKSFRHKETLNTHLKNHTVENPFVCCQCGKSFRYKATLNTHLRDHTKENPFVCDQCGKSFRCKVNLTMHKRVHIVHKPDGPEMSVAIPSVAHCFLLKK from the coding sequence ACCTGATGCCGCTGAAAGAGGAGTGTCAAGAATTTAATAAAAAGGAAgaacaaaatatatatgaaaattttgatttcacaaatggagaaaaaacttcTGGTTGCTCAGTGACTGAAAAGACATCCACACAAAATGGAAGGCGCTCCTGCATTCAGTGTGGAAAGTTTTTCTCTAGCCATGCATACCTTGATGTCCATATGAGAATTCACAAAGGAGAGAAGCCTTTTACATGCAAACGGTGTGGAAGGAGTTTCACTGCCAAAGGAAGCCTTAACCGGCACATGaggattcacaccggagagaagcagTTCACCTGCCAAGAATGTGGAAAAAGTTTTTCTAATAGGAGTCACTTTAAAGACCACATGAGTGTTCACACTGCAGAGAGACCTTTCACCTGCTCTCAATGTGGAAAAGGTTTCAATCAAATAAACTTTCTTAAAAAACACATCAGATATCACTGTGGAGAGAAACCCTACATACGTccacagtgtggaaagagttttagacATAAAGAAACATTGAACACCCATTTGAAAAACCACACTGTAGAAAACCCATTTGTATGTtgtcagtgtggaaagagcttcagaTATAAAGCAACATTGAACACCCATTTGAGAGACCACACTAAAGAAAACCCATTCGTATgcgatcagtgtggaaagagcttcagaTGTAAAGTAAATCTTACAATGCACAAAAGAGTTCACATTGTTCACAAACCAGATGGACCTGAAATGTCAGTTGCAATCCCATCAGTAGCACACTGTTTtctattaaaaaagtaa